The following are encoded together in the Pectobacterium wasabiae CFBP 3304 genome:
- a CDS encoding acyltransferase family protein, whose product MKKVSKERFIGLEWLRFLLGCYVMIYHTVHIYPQRERIPFLSELTSMGFFATSTFFVLSGFLLAHVYIKDGRLREPVRQFWAKRFFNLYPIHIIALLSSIAVVTLMQWLAVPPEGQVASARFVIYDTNDPAADPETLRHYMTNAQLAFNGLLQVLMLQAWNPYFLTFNAPLWSLSTLFFFYLAFPLLAPRLLNSRHPWLWMGIVCLLYLLPPIWVIWQQQYGMPYTGLLQRGPIFRLPEFLAGILGYALFRHYRQKDRSPLSKSQRYGVAIFITINFLAATWLFTKGDAYWYFLLHNGLLLPAQVGLVCLSALAREPNSEWLKHWSPRLGAASLSIFALHVPLFNLFRTLEQLVRGNPMACFSDWDQCIAAAGQVQLSMTGYIIFLLSTVTLCVLFQERIVFRVRTLLISRFLSSNASHTQRTA is encoded by the coding sequence ATGAAGAAGGTCAGTAAAGAGCGATTTATCGGCCTGGAGTGGCTCCGATTTTTGCTCGGTTGCTATGTGATGATTTATCACACCGTGCACATTTATCCCCAGCGTGAGCGCATTCCTTTTTTGAGCGAACTCACCAGTATGGGGTTCTTCGCGACCAGCACGTTCTTTGTCCTGTCTGGCTTTTTGCTCGCGCATGTCTATATTAAGGACGGACGTCTGCGTGAACCTGTGCGCCAATTCTGGGCTAAACGCTTCTTCAATCTTTACCCTATCCATATCATTGCCCTACTGTCTTCTATTGCCGTTGTCACGCTCATGCAGTGGCTGGCGGTGCCGCCGGAAGGACAAGTCGCCAGCGCGCGTTTCGTCATTTATGACACCAACGATCCCGCAGCCGATCCCGAAACGCTGCGCCATTACATGACGAATGCACAACTGGCGTTCAACGGGTTATTGCAGGTACTGATGTTGCAGGCATGGAATCCCTACTTCCTGACCTTCAATGCCCCGTTATGGTCACTTTCTACGCTGTTCTTTTTCTATCTGGCGTTTCCGCTGTTGGCTCCGCGTCTCTTGAACAGTCGTCACCCCTGGCTGTGGATGGGCATCGTCTGCTTGCTGTATCTACTACCGCCGATTTGGGTGATCTGGCAGCAGCAATACGGCATGCCGTACACCGGACTGTTACAGCGTGGGCCGATCTTCCGTTTGCCGGAATTTCTGGCCGGGATTTTAGGCTATGCACTGTTCCGTCATTATCGCCAGAAAGATCGTTCACCATTGAGCAAAAGCCAGCGCTACGGTGTCGCCATTTTTATCACGATAAACTTCCTCGCCGCCACCTGGCTATTCACGAAAGGTGACGCCTATTGGTACTTCCTGCTGCACAACGGTTTGCTGCTACCCGCTCAGGTCGGTTTAGTGTGCCTCAGCGCGCTGGCGCGTGAACCTAACAGCGAGTGGCTGAAACATTGGTCGCCGCGACTGGGTGCCGCATCACTTTCCATTTTTGCGCTACATGTTCCGCTCTTCAATCTGTTCCGCACCCTGGAACAATTGGTGCGCGGTAATCCGATGGCCTGCTTCAGCGATTGGGATCAGTGTATTGCCGCTGCAGGTCAGGTGCAGTTGTCCATGACGGGCTATATCATTTTCCTGCTCAGCACGGTGACGCTGTGCGTTCTCTTCCAGGAACGGATCGTGTTCCGCGTAAGAACGTTACTGATCTCGCGTTTCCTTAGCAGCAACGCATCCCACACGCAGCGCACCGCGTAG
- the narX gene encoding nitrate/nitrite two-component system sensor histidine kinase NarX, with product MLKRFLLPLSLVNQVALLMLLLGLLGIAGMSVSSWMSQSIQGNAHAINKAGSLRMQSYRLLSMVPLSAENEIYLQELEEDEISSDLQQAVRREGLSEQFTALRVFWLESLQPHLRQATHSADASPDVARFVKQLDDLVSAIDHKTEQRLMMVTLVQRIFIGIMFILLITTFFYLRRRLLTPWQRLVSMAQAIGQGDFTQRVAINGHDEMSTLGQVLNSMSDELSAMYHSLEQRVAEKTADLQQKNDLLSFLYRASRRLHTGAPLCSRLMPILNELPSLTPLRNIQLRLYEDNNQEQFHQFSDCSQLQPDHCPDNSCQSCGMQAKREELPGEPHCWDLHDKHGQYGVVLATLPGNTTLSRDQNQLLNTLLEQLTSTLALERQSNHQQQLMLMEERATIARELHDSIAQSLSCLKIQVSCLQMQGGDLPPASQQLLTEMREELNTAYGQLRELLTTFRLKLSQSGLLAALRASVDEFGKRLGYPIELHYQLPPQSVSAHQGIHVLQIVREALSNIYKHAQATQVDITLQLRQGYIELSVTDNGIGIPDDASRANHYGLIIMRDRARGLHGECIVRRRPKGGTEVNVNFLSEYRHRLPLTGETHD from the coding sequence ATGTTGAAACGTTTCCTGCTGCCGCTGTCGCTCGTCAATCAGGTTGCACTGTTGATGTTGCTACTCGGTTTGCTGGGTATTGCCGGTATGTCGGTTTCCAGTTGGATGTCGCAAAGCATTCAAGGGAACGCGCACGCCATTAATAAAGCAGGCTCACTGCGTATGCAGAGCTACCGTCTGCTCTCGATGGTGCCGCTCTCTGCTGAGAATGAAATTTACCTACAAGAACTGGAAGAAGACGAAATCAGTAGCGACCTTCAGCAGGCTGTACGCCGGGAAGGGCTCAGTGAGCAATTCACTGCGCTGCGTGTTTTCTGGCTAGAGAGCCTGCAACCGCATCTGCGGCAGGCGACGCACTCCGCCGATGCCTCGCCGGATGTCGCGCGTTTCGTGAAGCAACTGGACGATCTGGTTTCCGCCATCGATCATAAAACCGAGCAGCGGTTAATGATGGTCACACTGGTGCAGCGTATCTTCATCGGCATTATGTTTATTCTGCTGATTACCACGTTCTTTTATCTGCGTCGCCGCTTGTTAACACCGTGGCAACGTCTGGTGTCGATGGCGCAGGCTATCGGACAAGGTGATTTCACCCAGCGCGTCGCCATTAATGGTCATGATGAAATGAGCACGCTGGGACAAGTGCTGAATAGCATGTCGGATGAGCTTTCCGCCATGTATCACAGCCTGGAACAGCGCGTGGCCGAGAAAACCGCCGATCTGCAACAGAAAAACGACCTGCTTTCTTTCCTTTATCGTGCCAGTCGACGCCTGCATACCGGTGCGCCGCTGTGCAGTCGATTGATGCCGATCTTGAACGAATTACCCTCGTTAACGCCACTGCGCAATATTCAACTGCGGCTGTATGAAGATAACAATCAAGAACAGTTTCATCAGTTTAGCGATTGCAGCCAATTACAACCGGATCACTGCCCAGATAATAGCTGTCAGAGTTGCGGTATGCAGGCAAAACGTGAAGAATTACCGGGTGAACCTCACTGTTGGGATCTCCACGATAAACACGGACAATACGGCGTCGTGCTGGCCACATTGCCGGGTAATACCACGCTCAGTCGCGATCAGAATCAGTTACTGAATACCTTATTGGAACAGTTGACCAGTACGCTGGCGTTAGAGCGACAATCCAACCATCAACAGCAGTTGATGCTGATGGAAGAACGCGCCACCATTGCCCGCGAGCTACACGACTCTATTGCGCAATCCCTTTCTTGCCTGAAAATTCAGGTGAGCTGCCTGCAAATGCAGGGGGGCGATTTGCCCCCCGCGTCACAGCAACTGCTGACGGAAATGCGAGAAGAGTTGAACACCGCCTATGGACAACTGCGCGAGCTGCTGACCACCTTCCGACTGAAGCTTTCGCAGTCTGGCTTACTGGCCGCTCTACGCGCATCGGTCGATGAATTCGGCAAGCGGTTAGGATATCCCATCGAACTACATTACCAGTTACCGCCACAGTCGGTATCTGCTCATCAAGGCATTCACGTTCTGCAAATTGTGCGTGAAGCACTGAGTAATATTTATAAGCACGCGCAGGCCACGCAGGTCGATATCACGCTACAACTACGTCAGGGTTACATCGAACTCAGCGTGACGGATAATGGTATCGGCATTCCCGATGATGCCAGCCGTGCCAACCACTATGGACTGATTATCATGCGCGACCGTGCACGAGGTTTGCACGGCGAATGCATTGTTCGACGCCGGCCGAAGGGGGGCACTGAAGTGAATGTCAACTTCCTCTCCGAATACCGTCACCGGCTACCATTAACAGGAGAAACACATGATTAA
- the narL gene encoding two-component system response regulator NarL, which translates to MINEDAATLLLIDDHPMLRNGVKQLISMDPELQVAGEASHGEQGVELAEQLDPDLILLDLNMPGMNGLETLNRLREKSLSGRIVVFSVSNHEDDVVNALKNGADGYLLKDMEPEDLLAALHQAASGKMVLSETLTPILAASLRESRHSSDRDIQLLTPRERDILKLLAQGLSNKVIARKLTITESTVKVHVKHLLKKMKLKSRVEAAVWVLQEKVM; encoded by the coding sequence ATGATTAACGAAGACGCCGCCACCCTACTGCTGATTGATGACCATCCCATGTTGCGCAATGGCGTTAAACAACTCATCAGTATGGACCCAGAATTACAGGTGGCAGGTGAGGCCAGTCACGGCGAACAGGGTGTCGAACTAGCGGAACAACTGGACCCGGATTTGATTCTGCTCGATTTAAATATGCCCGGTATGAATGGCCTGGAAACGTTGAATCGGCTGCGGGAAAAATCGCTGTCCGGCCGCATTGTCGTCTTTAGCGTATCTAACCATGAAGACGATGTGGTCAACGCCTTAAAAAACGGTGCCGATGGTTACCTGCTGAAAGATATGGAGCCGGAAGATTTACTCGCCGCGCTGCATCAAGCGGCATCAGGGAAAATGGTGCTGAGTGAAACATTGACACCGATTCTGGCCGCCAGCCTGCGTGAAAGCCGCCACAGCAGTGACCGGGATATTCAACTGCTCACGCCGCGCGAACGCGATATTCTGAAATTGCTGGCTCAGGGACTCTCCAATAAAGTGATTGCCCGTAAGCTCACGATTACGGAAAGCACCGTCAAAGTTCACGTCAAACATCTGTTGAAGAAAATGAAGCTGAAATCACGAGTTGAAGCGGCAGTCTGGGTATTGCAAGAAAAAGTCATGTAA
- a CDS encoding DUF481 domain-containing protein: MTLSKHAISSLSLVIALSAGITQSRADTIWLNNGDKVTGKITLLDGGKLFINTDYAGSISVAWDQVKTFESDHGLVIQGERYEKGVLYPAVKAGENRAIVASPSLANEANGPQTLALSEITSIVAQKPLVTDFVWKGNIDAGMSHKKSSTETDNYDVALNTKARHDTWRHNLDASYHLAKEDKVESTKNAAGEYALDKFVDENWFWQARYQYKRDWIESIKINRSFGLGPGYQFWDNDLGAFSLTSLVNSQTFVYRDQGDDDFYSGAMKWAYNRYLFSKTVEAFTNGELGRSFDGTAPIYLKADAGLRFKLTDWSSMTMKVSRTRIESNQGNVDDTLYTMGVGVGW, encoded by the coding sequence ATGACACTATCCAAACACGCAATCTCTTCCCTTAGCTTGGTCATCGCCCTCTCCGCAGGCATTACGCAAAGCCGCGCTGACACCATTTGGCTGAACAATGGCGACAAGGTCACAGGGAAAATCACGCTGCTTGACGGCGGCAAACTCTTTATCAACACCGACTATGCAGGCTCCATCTCTGTAGCTTGGGATCAGGTGAAAACCTTTGAAAGCGATCATGGTCTGGTGATTCAGGGCGAACGCTACGAGAAAGGTGTACTGTACCCGGCGGTGAAAGCCGGTGAAAACCGCGCTATCGTCGCGAGCCCGTCGCTTGCTAACGAAGCAAACGGCCCGCAAACATTGGCGCTTTCCGAAATCACCTCCATCGTGGCGCAGAAGCCGCTGGTGACCGATTTCGTCTGGAAAGGCAACATTGATGCCGGTATGTCGCACAAGAAAAGCTCGACAGAAACCGATAACTACGATGTGGCACTGAACACGAAAGCACGTCACGATACGTGGCGACACAACCTTGATGCCAGCTACCATTTGGCAAAAGAGGATAAAGTCGAGAGCACCAAGAATGCGGCTGGCGAATATGCGCTGGACAAATTCGTGGATGAAAATTGGTTTTGGCAGGCTCGTTATCAGTACAAACGCGACTGGATCGAAAGCATTAAAATCAACCGCTCTTTCGGTCTCGGTCCAGGTTATCAGTTCTGGGATAACGATTTAGGCGCGTTCTCACTGACGTCACTGGTCAACTCCCAAACCTTCGTGTACCGCGATCAGGGCGATGATGATTTCTACTCTGGCGCGATGAAGTGGGCGTACAACCGCTATCTGTTCAGCAAAACCGTGGAAGCCTTCACCAACGGTGAATTGGGTCGTTCATTTGATGGCACAGCACCAATCTATCTGAAAGCGGATGCCGGCCTGCGCTTCAAGCTGACCGACTGGTCTTCAATGACCATGAAAGTGTCACGTACCCGTATCGAAAGTAATCAGGGGAATGTTGACGACACGCTGTACACCATGGGTGTTGGCGTCGGCTGGTAA
- a CDS encoding NarK family nitrate/nitrite MFS transporter produces MTQPSSPEKVSQSTLIREWNPENTKLWQSGGQRIAQRNLWISVPCLLLSFCVWMIFSTVAVNLNKVGFSFTTDQLFLLTALPSVSGALLRVPYSFVIPIVGGRRWTTLSTIILVIPCIWLGFVVQNPQTPYSVFVTISLMCGFAGANFASSMANISFFFPKSRQGSALGINGGLGNLGVSVMQLLVPVVIFLPILGFSGNGVVQSDGNQIWLHHAAWMWVPFLVIAATAAWFGMNDLSTANASIRKQLPVLKQMHLWVLSFLYLSTFGSFIGFSAGFGMLSRTQFPDIVILYYAFFGPLLGALARPVGGMLSDRFGGVKVTLINFILMAIFSVLLFLSLPSANSAGSFGMFFGIFMMLFLTAGLGSGSTFQMIAVIFRKLTGDRVKAQGGSDADAQSSAATDTAAALGFISAIGAIGGFFIPQAFGMSLELTGSPTGAMKVFVVCYVVCILVTWLFYARKKS; encoded by the coding sequence ATGACGCAGCCTTCATCACCCGAAAAAGTATCGCAAAGCACGCTGATAAGGGAATGGAATCCTGAAAATACAAAATTATGGCAATCTGGTGGACAACGGATAGCACAGCGTAATCTTTGGATCTCTGTGCCATGCCTGCTGTTGTCGTTTTGTGTCTGGATGATTTTCAGCACCGTGGCCGTCAACTTAAATAAGGTTGGATTTAGTTTTACCACAGACCAGCTCTTTTTGCTTACCGCGCTGCCTTCCGTTTCCGGCGCGCTGTTACGTGTTCCTTACTCCTTCGTTATCCCAATCGTTGGCGGCCGCCGCTGGACGACACTAAGTACCATTATTCTGGTTATTCCATGTATCTGGCTTGGATTTGTCGTACAGAACCCGCAAACGCCTTACAGCGTTTTCGTTACGATTTCTCTGATGTGTGGGTTCGCTGGCGCTAATTTCGCCTCTAGCATGGCTAACATCAGTTTCTTCTTCCCCAAATCACGTCAGGGCAGTGCATTAGGTATTAACGGCGGATTGGGTAACCTCGGCGTGAGTGTGATGCAGTTGCTGGTGCCGGTGGTGATTTTTCTGCCGATTCTGGGTTTTTCTGGTAATGGCGTTGTTCAGTCAGACGGTAACCAGATTTGGCTGCACCATGCTGCGTGGATGTGGGTACCGTTTCTGGTTATTGCTGCAACGGCTGCCTGGTTTGGCATGAACGATCTTTCGACGGCTAATGCGTCGATACGCAAGCAATTGCCGGTTTTGAAGCAAATGCACCTATGGGTGCTCAGCTTTCTGTATTTGTCCACCTTTGGTTCATTTATCGGTTTTTCGGCAGGCTTCGGCATGTTGTCCAGAACGCAGTTTCCGGACATCGTTATTCTGTACTACGCCTTCTTCGGGCCACTGCTGGGGGCGTTGGCGCGTCCGGTTGGTGGAATGCTGTCTGACCGCTTTGGCGGTGTGAAAGTCACGCTGATTAACTTCATCCTGATGGCGATTTTCTCGGTACTGTTGTTTCTGTCTTTGCCGAGTGCGAACTCTGCGGGTTCATTCGGGATGTTCTTTGGCATCTTTATGATGTTATTCCTGACGGCCGGTCTGGGTAGTGGGTCAACGTTCCAGATGATCGCCGTGATTTTCCGTAAATTAACCGGGGATCGGGTTAAAGCACAGGGTGGAAGTGATGCAGATGCACAGAGTTCTGCTGCCACGGATACCGCTGCGGCGCTGGGCTTTATTTCGGCCATTGGCGCTATCGGTGGCTTCTTCATCCCGCAAGCCTTTGGGATGTCGCTTGAGTTAACCGGTTCACCCACCGGTGCCATGAAGGTATTTGTGGTGTGCTACGTGGTGTGCATCCTGGTGACTTGGCTGTTTTATGCCAGAAAGAAAAGCTGA
- a CDS encoding siderophore-interacting protein: MATPRQPVLVQVKQIHDISPHLRCITFHHDALRDYPTERYGAHLKLFLPQAGQQKPALPTIGERGPIWPEGEARPIVRTYSVRALRPEDAELDMVFALHDHVGPAVNFARQAKPGDWVGISQPGGPLPMLPPASAYYLAADPSSLPALIALLEHLPDDAQGHAVIRVDSEADKLDIAKPAQFQLHWIVGGTETTDALIHHFQALPVTENAFYWLAGEDRIVVHLRRHVRRERGCERNQMYAVPYWREGLNEEDYHHKRHDIMDNPDE, encoded by the coding sequence ATGGCAACGCCGCGTCAGCCTGTTTTAGTTCAGGTTAAACAGATTCACGATATTTCCCCACATTTACGCTGTATTACGTTTCATCATGACGCGTTGCGCGATTACCCAACCGAGCGATATGGCGCACATCTCAAACTATTTCTGCCTCAGGCTGGGCAACAAAAGCCTGCTCTACCGACCATCGGCGAACGCGGCCCGATCTGGCCGGAAGGCGAAGCCCGCCCTATCGTTCGTACCTATAGCGTCCGAGCGTTGCGTCCAGAAGATGCAGAGCTGGATATGGTTTTCGCGCTGCATGACCACGTTGGCCCTGCCGTCAATTTTGCTCGTCAGGCCAAGCCCGGCGACTGGGTGGGTATTTCACAACCCGGTGGCCCACTCCCGATGCTGCCTCCAGCTTCCGCGTATTATCTGGCAGCCGACCCATCCTCGCTCCCTGCGCTCATAGCGTTGCTGGAACACCTGCCCGATGACGCTCAAGGACATGCGGTGATCCGTGTCGACAGCGAGGCTGACAAACTCGATATCGCGAAACCAGCACAGTTTCAACTGCACTGGATCGTCGGCGGAACAGAAACGACCGACGCGCTGATCCACCATTTTCAGGCACTCCCGGTGACTGAAAATGCATTTTACTGGCTAGCCGGTGAGGATCGTATCGTGGTTCACCTTCGTCGCCATGTGCGTCGAGAACGCGGGTGTGAGCGAAATCAGATGTATGCAGTACCTTATTGGCGAGAAGGGTTAAATGAAGAGGATTATCATCATAAACGCCACGATATCATGGACAATCCTGATGAATAA
- a CDS encoding gamma-glutamylcyclotransferase, with protein MLTRDFLQKADCRTSFGCIEETLLLTPQQRADSLDRTLALRPNSCPVWVFGYGSLMWNPVFDAEEICLATLAGWQRAFCLRLTIGRGTTTQPGRMLALQPGGQTTGLAFRLPEASLREDLELLWKREMLTGCYRPLWCELHRKNGVPLTALVFVSEPEHPLNENDTCIQSVAPLIARASGPLGTNAQYLFALEQELKNHGTEDERVSELAQRVRILQQSCSAATGNGQ; from the coding sequence GTGTTAACACGCGATTTTTTGCAGAAAGCAGATTGTAGAACGTCTTTTGGGTGTATTGAAGAAACCTTACTGCTCACGCCGCAGCAGCGCGCTGATTCGCTGGACAGGACGTTGGCGCTACGGCCCAATAGCTGTCCCGTCTGGGTATTTGGCTACGGTTCGCTTATGTGGAACCCGGTTTTTGACGCCGAAGAAATCTGTCTGGCAACGTTGGCGGGGTGGCAGCGTGCTTTTTGTTTGCGCCTCACTATCGGTCGCGGCACGACAACACAGCCGGGGCGGATGCTGGCGTTGCAACCCGGTGGGCAAACGACGGGTCTGGCTTTCCGCCTGCCTGAAGCGTCATTGCGTGAAGATTTGGAACTGCTGTGGAAGCGTGAAATGCTGACGGGCTGCTATCGTCCGCTCTGGTGCGAACTACATCGTAAGAACGGCGTACCGCTGACGGCGCTGGTGTTTGTTTCCGAGCCGGAACATCCCCTGAACGAAAATGATACCTGCATTCAGAGCGTCGCACCGCTGATTGCACGCGCCAGCGGTCCGCTTGGCACCAATGCGCAATATCTCTTTGCACTCGAGCAAGAGTTGAAAAATCATGGAACGGAAGATGAACGCGTGAGCGAATTGGCGCAGCGGGTGCGTATTCTGCAACAGTCGTGTTCTGCGGCAACGGGGAATGGGCAGTAA
- the dauA gene encoding C4-dicarboxylic acid transporter DauA: protein MKTHGINGIRPFSALIDACWREKYTLQRFIHDIIAGITVGIIAIPLAMALAIASGVPPQYGLYTSAIAGIVIAVSGGSRYSVSGPTAAFVVILYPVSQQFGLSGLLVATLLSGVFLLLMGLCRFGRLIEYIPLSVTLGFTSGIAITIGTMQIKDFFGLQMAVVPEHYVEKVAALAQSLPTLHLADTLIGATTLLVLIVWPRLGIRLPGHLPALLAGVAVMGIMSLLGENVATIGSRFSYLLADGSQGQGIPPILPQLILPWDIPSPDGKTMTLDWQSISALLPAAFSMAMLGAIESLLCAVVLDGMTGKKHNSNAELMGQGFGNIIAPFFGGITATAAIARSAANVRAGANSPISAVIHALLVLLALLILAPWLSYLPLAAMASLLLIVAWNMSEAHKVVDLLRHGPKDDIIVMLLCMSLTVLFDMVIAITVGIVLASLLFMRRIAQMTRLSELPDTKIPDHLVLRVNGPLFFAAAERIFNDLTVRSEGYQNIILQWDAVPVLDAGGLNAFLRFSETLPEGKQLIITDIPFQPLKTLARAKVHPIEGRLSFYGSLAQAIEATTVRSA from the coding sequence ATGAAAACGCACGGAATTAACGGCATCAGGCCGTTCAGCGCGCTGATTGACGCGTGCTGGCGCGAAAAATATACGCTACAACGTTTTATCCACGACATTATCGCTGGCATTACCGTCGGCATCATTGCCATCCCGCTGGCGATGGCACTGGCGATTGCCAGCGGCGTCCCCCCACAGTACGGGCTATATACCTCGGCTATTGCCGGGATTGTCATTGCCGTCAGCGGCGGTTCACGCTACAGCGTCTCGGGTCCGACAGCGGCTTTCGTCGTCATTCTCTATCCCGTGTCGCAGCAGTTTGGGTTATCCGGCCTGCTGGTCGCCACCTTGCTTTCCGGCGTATTTCTGCTGCTGATGGGGCTCTGCCGCTTCGGCCGTCTGATCGAATACATTCCACTTTCAGTGACGCTAGGTTTTACCTCTGGGATCGCTATCACCATCGGTACGATGCAAATCAAGGATTTCTTCGGCTTGCAGATGGCCGTAGTGCCCGAGCATTACGTCGAAAAAGTGGCGGCACTGGCGCAATCGCTGCCTACCCTGCATCTTGCTGATACGTTAATTGGTGCAACGACGCTACTGGTTCTCATCGTTTGGCCCAGACTCGGCATCCGCCTACCCGGTCACTTGCCCGCGTTGCTGGCAGGGGTCGCGGTGATGGGGATCATGTCGCTGCTGGGCGAAAACGTGGCCACCATCGGTTCCCGCTTTAGCTATCTGCTCGCGGATGGTTCGCAAGGGCAAGGCATTCCCCCCATTCTGCCGCAGCTCATTCTGCCGTGGGACATTCCGTCGCCGGATGGGAAAACGATGACGCTGGATTGGCAAAGCATTTCCGCCCTGCTGCCTGCGGCATTTTCGATGGCGATGCTGGGGGCGATTGAGTCGCTGCTGTGCGCTGTCGTGTTAGATGGCATGACAGGCAAAAAACACAATTCTAATGCGGAACTGATGGGTCAGGGTTTCGGTAATATTATTGCCCCATTCTTTGGAGGAATTACCGCGACCGCCGCGATTGCCCGTTCTGCTGCCAACGTGCGGGCGGGAGCAAACTCGCCGATTTCTGCCGTGATCCACGCGCTGCTGGTATTGTTGGCGCTTCTGATACTCGCACCGTGGCTATCTTATCTACCGCTGGCGGCGATGGCGTCACTGCTGCTGATTGTCGCCTGGAACATGAGCGAAGCACATAAGGTGGTGGATTTACTGCGCCACGGGCCAAAAGACGACATTATCGTGATGCTACTCTGTATGTCGTTAACCGTATTATTCGATATGGTGATCGCGATTACCGTCGGCATTGTTCTGGCGTCCCTGCTCTTCATGCGTCGCATCGCGCAAATGACCCGTCTGAGCGAACTGCCGGACACTAAAATACCGGACCATCTGGTATTACGCGTTAACGGCCCGCTGTTTTTCGCCGCAGCAGAGCGCATCTTCAACGACCTGACGGTACGCAGCGAAGGCTACCAAAATATTATTTTACAGTGGGATGCCGTACCAGTACTGGATGCGGGTGGACTTAATGCGTTCCTGCGCTTTAGCGAAACACTGCCCGAGGGTAAACAGCTCATCATTACGGACATTCCCTTCCAGCCGCTAAAAACGCTGGCACGGGCGAAGGTTCACCCGATTGAAGGGCGACTGAGCTTCTACGGTTCATTGGCGCAGGCCATTGAGGCGACAACGGTACGTTCAGCGTAG
- the chaA gene encoding sodium-potassium/proton antiporter ChaA translates to MKSHAEVVKTRHHEYSLIFPVIALAVLYMWGSSQDFVAILGINALALAGILFSAFSVVRHADVLAHRLGEPYGSLILSLSVVILEVSLISALMATGDAGPDLMRDTLYSIIVIVTGGLVGFALLLGGRKFATQYVNLSGIKQYLMAIFPLAVIVLVFPSALPDGNFSVTQSLIIAAISAAMYGVFLLIQTRTHQSLFVYEHEDEGDGDDPHHGKPSAHSSLWHTGWLLVHLIAVIAVTKTNSMPLETLLTEMNAPTQFTGFLVALLILSPEGLGAIRAVLKNQVQRAMNLFFGSVLATISLTVPTVTIIAMMTGRTLNFGLDMPHIVVMLSVLVLCHITFSTGRTNVLSGSAHLALFAAYLITITL, encoded by the coding sequence ATGAAGTCTCATGCTGAGGTGGTCAAAACTCGCCATCATGAATACTCACTCATTTTTCCTGTTATTGCGCTGGCCGTGCTCTATATGTGGGGCAGTTCGCAAGATTTTGTCGCCATTCTCGGTATTAATGCCCTCGCGCTAGCCGGTATTCTTTTCAGTGCATTTAGTGTAGTACGTCATGCTGACGTGCTCGCACATCGCTTGGGTGAACCTTATGGCTCACTCATCCTCAGCCTGTCCGTCGTGATCCTTGAAGTCAGCCTGATTTCGGCGCTGATGGCCACCGGTGACGCAGGCCCGGACCTGATGCGTGACACGCTCTATTCCATCATTGTGATCGTCACCGGTGGTCTAGTGGGCTTTGCCCTCTTGCTCGGTGGCCGTAAGTTCGCTACGCAGTATGTTAACCTCAGCGGCATCAAGCAGTATCTGATGGCGATCTTCCCATTGGCCGTGATTGTGCTGGTTTTCCCCAGCGCCTTGCCTGACGGTAACTTCAGCGTAACGCAGTCGCTGATTATTGCTGCCATTTCTGCCGCGATGTACGGCGTGTTTCTGTTGATTCAGACGCGTACACACCAAAGCCTATTTGTCTATGAACATGAAGACGAAGGTGACGGCGACGATCCGCATCACGGTAAACCGTCCGCGCACAGTTCACTGTGGCACACCGGTTGGCTTCTGGTGCATCTGATAGCCGTTATCGCCGTGACCAAAACGAATTCAATGCCGCTGGAAACGCTGCTGACCGAAATGAACGCCCCGACACAGTTCACCGGCTTCCTGGTCGCGCTGTTAATTCTATCGCCTGAAGGATTGGGAGCAATACGCGCCGTCCTGAAAAATCAGGTACAGCGCGCCATGAACCTGTTTTTCGGTTCCGTACTGGCGACGATTTCACTCACCGTCCCTACTGTCACAATCATCGCGATGATGACGGGCCGCACGCTGAACTTCGGTTTGGATATGCCGCATATCGTCGTGATGCTGTCCGTGCTGGTGCTGTGCCACATTACATTCTCCACAGGCAGAACCAATGTGTTGAGCGGCAGTGCGCATTTAGCGCTCTTTGCCGCCTATCTGATCACCATCACGCTATAA